In a genomic window of Zingiber officinale cultivar Zhangliang chromosome 9B, Zo_v1.1, whole genome shotgun sequence:
- the LOC122025157 gene encoding high-affinity nitrate transporter-activating protein 2.1-like, translated as MAVSLSSQISLLLPLLLQLVNFLTPSMAVLFSSLPKTIVVTASPDPGQVLHAGEDRITVRWSLNRSLPVGVDSGYEMVKFLLCYAPASQIDRGWRKTYDSLKKDKTCQFKMTTEAYGGGGAEYSYAYTVERSIPTATYFVRAYALNADGTQVGYGQTTDDGKRANLFEVVGISGRHASLDVAAGCFSAVSVGALVIFFFVGGEEEVKKK; from the exons ATGGCCGTCTCTCTCTCCTCTcagatttctcttcttcttcctcttcttctccaactGGTAAACTTTTTGACACCTTCCATGGCGGTTCTCTTCTCCTCCCTTCCCAAGACCATCGTGGTCACTGCGTCTCCAGATCCGGGCCAAG TGTTGCACGCCGGCGAAGACCGGATCACGGTGCGGTGGTCGCTGAACCGGAGCCTGCCGGTCGGCGTTGATTCAGGCTACGAGATGGTCAAGTTCCTCCTCTGCTACGCGCCGGCGAGCCAGATAGACCGCGGGTGGCGCAAGACCTACGACAGCCTGAAGAAGGACAAGACGTGCCAGTTCAAGATGACGACCGAGGCCTACGGAGGCGGCGGCGCCGAGTACTCCTATGCGTACACTGTGGAGCGCAGCATCCCCACGGCCACTTACTTCGTGAGGGCGTACGCGCTGAACGCCGACGGCACCCAGGTGGGCTACGGGCAGACGACGGACGACGGGAAGAGGGCGAACTTGTTCGAGGTGGTGGGCATCAGCGGCCGCCACGCGTCGCTGGATGTCGCCGCAGGATGCTTCTCGGCCGTCTCGGTGGGGGCGCTGGTAATATTCTTCTTCGTGGGGGGAGAAGAGGAAGTTAAGAAGAAATGA